The Prunus dulcis chromosome 5, ALMONDv2, whole genome shotgun sequence genomic sequence GGCACGCTTGAATGCCGGCCATGGCGGGTACAACCAGCTCCTACCAGGTATATTGATTGTGATAATTGCTTCTAAAACTTTCTTgattgaaattttctttttgtaatggCAATTGATTGATGTGTTTTTTCTTACAGTGGTTACCACCCAACCAAAAGTAGCTCCACTACCTAAAATCACTCCAGTTGCTCCAGGTATTACATGGCCTCTTTTTCTTGTCAAGGCTTTCAATTCAACTAGCCCTGACATGAATTGTTGGAAAGAGATCAAAAatgagtttcttttgtttttctattttttgcaGCTTCATCTTCTAGCCCAATTGCCATTCAGCAAAAGCTAACAACTTCTTGGGTTTCCAAGGGAGTAACTTACTACAGATATTCCACAGTAGTGACCAACAAGTCTGCCAAGACACTAACAAACCTCAAGCTTTCAGTAACCAAACTTTATGGCCCTATTTGGGGACTCACAAAGGCCGGCGATTCCTATGTTTTCCCATCATGGATCAATTCTTTATCGGCGGGAAAGAGCCTGGAGTTTGTCTACATCCACTCTGCTTCTCCAGCAGATGTCGCAGTCTCAAGCTACTCATTAGCctaagaaaggaagaaaactCATTGAAACAAAGGAGAGAGGTTCACACAGTTTCTGGGATGGTAATGTAAGAATTGTGCAGCTATACAAATGGagaccagaaaaaaaaaaggacttttttttcttttccttttcaaaaagTACTTATGATTGGGATCTGCATAGGCTTTTTAGACGATGTTAGGTCAAATAAGTATGAAGATTGGGGAAGAAAGGAGTGAAGAGACGGGTTAAAATGAGTGCTCATCCTCTTTCACCTCAACTTTCAGTAGAGTTATATAGATAGGTTTTGAGAGAGTAACAGTAAACAAGTGTGAGGGTGGAGAGGGGTGAAAATGACTTCCTCTCAACTCATTTTCAAGAAGTCTTGTTTCTTTGTACTTCAAAGCAACTTTGAATGTCTGTCTTCGTTTCCTTTTTTGTGTTGTGAATGTTGTAAGTTTGCAAcattttttaatcttttgaaTGGAAATATAGTTTGTGCGATGTTATTGTGTCTAATATATCTCATGTTTTGAAAGCCCaagtcattttattttttctggaaGGACAGCCCAAGTCATTTGGACATTAATCAACACCTGCCATGCTAAAAGGCCTTGTAGTGTATAATCACATCACAGTTGCATAAGATAAAAGTGTAATGGTGTAAGTAACTTGAAACTCAAGCCGTTAAGGGCATTACTTTTGCATGACTCGCTTgtattattaagaaaaatgaaagatgaGTCCAATGGTTATATCTTCTGTGACAGTCTGAATCTGACTATGTCAAGACAAACTACTGGAAAAGCCAATAAAAGGCCTTGTGCATGTGTTAGCCCCCCATTGTTGCTTGCCAGGAGTCTTGTCTACAACCCTAACAACGTGCCACACAACGAACTCTACTCAGGCAATGCAACGCACAGTAACAACAAATTTTCTTCCCATCTAATCTAAACAAGGAACTCCCAAAATAAAGTTGCCAAATACACCGGCAGTTGCTGCCTAGTTCCAAGCTTTGTTACCATTGAGAGGAACTCAAGTGGAGTTGTTCATGTCACGTGACACTATTGATTAATGTAATAATAGTTCATGTCACGCTATGTGGTGTAAATTTGTTGATTGATAGAACGAAATagttaaaaaataacatatgttGACTTGAAGTTCTAAAGGGAGAGAGGGAGTACTTTAATTAAGTAATCATAAGAAGGATGGCATAAAAAGATAGCGATTCACATGAAAAAAACCACATTGACCACCTCACCTTTCTCATCTCCCTCTCTCTACCATTGAATAGAAAGCTTAATTATGACTaagcaaacaaaaatggattttgaacctTAAACGCATACAAACGTGACAAAAACCgcaaattttcaaaacttgaGCTTAGTGCATGCTACAAAAACAGTATGaaatatcaaattaaaaaaacaaaaccagaccccaaaaaaacataaatttataaaaatgagTACGTAGATGTAAATTTAACTCAACCAAGCTCAGCTACGATAATAGTAATATTATCTTTACTGCCTCGCGCCAAAGCCAGCTGCGCCAGCAGCGCCGCCGCATTCGCCGGCGCCGAGCTCGAGCCGCTCATCCCCTCCGACAACTGCCTCTTCGTCTGCGCATCCAGGCACCTCCTCACCACCTGGCACGCGCACTCATTCGTTACGACATCCCAAAGTCCGTCGCTCGCGATCACCAGAAAATCGCAGCATTCCGTCCTCTCGCTGATCGTCACCTCCGGCTCCGATATGACGTACGGCTTCAAGTAGTGGTCGCCGATCGACCGCGACGTCGCCAGAACTCCCAGAACGCGGTAGCCGTTCCAATTGACCACTCTCCCGCCCGCCGCCTCCACCCGCTTCCGCTCGTCGGGGAGGTCCGGCTTGTGGTCACGTGACAGGGGAGTGGCGACGCCGTCACGGCAGAGGACGGCACGTGAGTTTCCGGAATTGGCCACGACGACCTCATTTTGccccaccatcaccaccaccgcGCTGGACCCCACCGTGTTCCCCCAATTTGTGTTCGTATCGTCGTCGGCGGGGGTGCTGCCGGATTCGCCGCCGACCTCCTCGTCCATTTTGGTAAAGCACGCGGCCATGACCTTCTCCCAATCGACCGCTCCCTTGCCGCCGAGTTTCCATTGCTCCACCTCCTGCTCCAGGAGGTGGTGCAGGCGGTCGCGGCAGGCGTTGGAGACGGAGGAGCCGCCGTGGCCGTCATACACGGCGAAGAACTGGTACGAATCTACTTTCGCTAGGGAGACGGCGTCTTTCATGTTTCTCCGCCGTCCCATGACGGAGATGGAGCCGTAGGAAAGGCACAAGCTCCTTGTGAACATGCCCTCTTCCTTCTCCGTGCTTCCGCAGTCGGAGGAGTAGTGGCTGGAGGAAGGGTGGTGCGAGGAGGAAATGGCGGCTGCTTCGCGGGAAGTGCGGTCGGTGATGCTTCTCTGCCTCTTGTTCATGTAGCAACCTTCGAAGCCGGAATCGATTCCTTGCGGATTTAACCTCTCAATGGAGGAATTGAATCGGGTGGACTGGATTGGATGGGTCAGTCctcctctgttttcttttcatgtgTTTCAGGGTACTTACTCTGAGTTTGTGAGCTGAAACAGAGGACTGAGAAAGTCCTTTTAACAAGGGAAGGAGCTGAAATCGGGACGGTCGAGGAGGGGGAGGGTGGGCTGGATGGAGGACACGTGTTTGGGGGTTGAATGGGGAAAGGCGGTCTTGGTTTTTAGGGTTCATTCAACGGTGGGAGGGGGTTTTGGGAGAGGGCAGAGGACACACTGTCGGCAGGGCTAAATCCCAAGGTGTTTGGGTTTCGGCGGTAGATGGTGACGTGGCGTTGTGAATTTGTAGAGGAGGAGAGGAGGAGGGCTCAAAAAAAACCAACCGGTGCCCTGACGCTGACGCTGCGCCGCCTCTCTTTTAACTCTTCAAGTTTTTCATGGCCAATttgctatttttaattttaattttttatatttgaatatttgttttgaaattgagACGTCAGTCGGTCAAGTAAAGAGAATGTTTGGCTGGACGCCCTAAGCGGCTGTAGCAATTTGAACAACACGTAACTCTCGCGGGGCTTCAACCCTAAATACCAAATCACCACCCTTCATTGgtgtttccctctttttgGTATTTAGTCCAGatgttcatatatatatatatatatatatatatatatatatatatgtatgtcgGTCATAGGGGGTTCGAGATCGCGCATGCTTTGAGTGCTACTTTTGTTTGCACACCTGTGAAAATTTCGTTCTTTTTTTGGGCCTTTACCAAATACATGGAAAAAAACACGAACTGTGTGGTATAATTTGGTTTACATGCACGCACGCACGCATGCATGCATGCTGAGCATGACTAGAAAGCAAGCAGGCAGTAGCTTTTAAAGATGGCAGAagtttaaatttgttacagATGAAATGTATTTCAGTGGGCGGCCGATATGCCTAAGAGATAAAAGCTATCTGGGTTCTTAATGTATGACGATCGAAAGAATGCTTTGAAGTTTGAACCAAGCAGGAAGCAGCAGGTGGTGTTGTTGTTGTATATCTTCTGAGTCATTACTATCTTATAAGTGGTACAATCTAGAGGTTGATTCTGTTGTCACAAATTTCATTTCACGACTTAAATACTGAAACCTCACTTGGCTCCGACTTTCATTCATCATCATTTGGAATTTTGCATTTAGATATCAACAATAATTCATGTGTTATAATTGATGGACCAAGTCCGTACTGTGTGGCATGAGAAATCACCCATTTCATGCTTGGCTGACACAAACATGCGCTCAAGGGCGGTTAAATGTTTTGGAGGTCCTAAGCGAACAACTTAAAATGTgatcttttactttttatgtatatttatgtgattttttttcccaataaattagaaaaaatattatataaaccctaatatatatataagccaAGCTCTGTTTGCTAGTTTTgtgtaaataataatatatatatatacttttctTTCTCAGATATATCAAGTTGCATTCTGAGACATTAAACTATTAGAATTACGATCTCTTGCATGTTATAAGTGGTGATAGCAGAGGTTGATTCTTGGTCTCACTGGTCAGACTAAATTTCACTCTCTGTTGTCACAAACTTCATTTGACGATAGCTCAAACTTAAATACTTGTGCCAACTTGTGTATCACTGACAAATATCACTTGGCTCTAAGTTTCATTCAATATCATTTCGAAATCACCATTGATCAAACAATTGTGCTAAACAATGAGGTCAGATTTCAACTTTTGCCATTCTGGTGACCGCAAAAGAACTCTGTCGCATGTGTTTTCCAAGGTGGTTATCAAACTCCTAGTTATTTTAGGGTCTTTCTATTAGTTTTTTCGGCTAGATGTTTGTAGATGTGTGTAGATTATTGATATTTAACTCTTTACTGTTTTGTCCTtgatgtttttgtttgattctGTGGATCTACGTATCAATTGGTGTTTCGGGATCATGGAGTGAATGAGAGACAATATAGCAATGTGTCACGGTGGAAGTTGAGTGGTGTATATGTCCTTTTACTTGGAGGTGTCTCCTATCCTAAACTCTAAGAGAGTCCTCATCTCTCACATGTAGGGTTGGCAATGGATCGTGTCTTGTTAAGTTCGTGTCGTGTTGTGATAATgtgtcaagaatgctcaaccTGAACCCGATCAATTTAATAAATGTGTCATGTTGGGTTTGGGTCATCTTAAACAGGTTATTAAACAAGTAACCTGGTTAATAACCtgtttactcattcctagtttctAATAGATTTGTACACTTGTGGATATTTATAACTAGATGATTAGCACGTTAATTTGTGtcgttaaaattaaaagaaaagaaaaaagatttcacataataataataaaaaaaaaggaaacaggGGActacattaatttttttaattttttttttaaaaaaacaacaacatcaTGGTGCGCTTTATGATTCCACAATAGAAGACTTTAGTTTGGCCCTCTGGATCTCCTCTATCGAGTTTCACGTACCGCTTCTTGGGGCTCATCACTTGAACTTCCAAAGATCACTTTCTTAGCTTTAGCAAAA encodes the following:
- the LOC117629036 gene encoding protein phosphatase 2C 51-like; amino-acid sequence: MCVLGTWDDNRVVSDVMTLSVQSAASFPSVGHRFIVKSHEVQVLRAQLVAERNLVEDCERTIRRLKRERVKMLEEKRHQLEILQEENQKLLKMVDFYSKDMKKNRGGLTHPIQSTRFNSSIERLNPQGIDSGFEGCYMNKRQRSITDRTSREAAAISSSHHPSSSHYSSDCGSTEKEEGMFTRSLCLSYGSISVMGRRRNMKDAVSLAKVDSYQFFAVYDGHGGSSVSNACRDRLHHLLEQEVEQWKLGGKGAVDWEKVMAACFTKMDEEVGGESGSTPADDDTNTNWGNTVGSSAVVVMVGQNEVVVANSGNSRAVLCRDGVATPLSRDHKPDLPDERKRVEAAGGRVVNWNGYRVLGVLATSRSIGDHYLKPYVISEPEVTISERTECCDFLVIASDGLWDVVTNECACQVVRRCLDAQTKRQLSEGMSGSSSAPANAAALLAQLALARGSKDNITIIVAELG